CTTGTTATCTGCGGTAATTACCATCCGTGTCACCAGTTGGACCTCTTGACTGCCACCCCGTCATAAAAGCAGccgttttgcctaaccagaaaccgACGCACCCAAGCAGCCCGCCTAACCCATCGAGGCAGAAGCATAGAAAACGTTCagattacggtgctttaatttgaaTTAATGCGTGGCCATTTTTAACGGTTCTGTACCCGAGGGGTCTGTACCCGTGGGGTCTGTACCCGTGGGGTCTGTACCCGAGGGGTCTGTACCCGAGGAGTCTGTACCCGTGGGGTCTGCACCCGAGGGGTCTGTACCCGAGGGGTCTGTACCCGTGGGGTCTGCACCCGAGGGGTCTGTACCCGTGGGGTCTGTACCCGTGGGGTCTGTACCCGAGGGGTCTGTACCCGAGGGGTCTGTACCCGTGGGGTCTGCACCCGAGGGGTCTGTATACGTGGGGTCTGTACCCGAGGGTCTGTACCCGTGGGGTCTGTACCCGTGGGGTCTGTACCCGAGGGGTCTGTACACGTGGGGTCTGTACCCGAGGGGTCTGTACCCGAGGGGTCTGTATACGTGGGGTCTGTACCCGAGGGGTCTGTACCCGAGGGGTCTGTACCCGTGGGGTCTGTACCCGTGGGGTCTGTACCCGAGGGGTCTGTACCCGAGGGGTCTGTACCCGTGGGGTCTGTACCCGAGGGGTCTGTACCCGTGGGGTCTGTACCCGAGGGGTCTGTACCCGTGGGGTCTGTACACGTGGGGTCTGTACCCGAGGGGTCTGTACCCGTGGGGTCTGTACCCGAGGGGTCTGTACCCGAGGGGTCTGTACCCGTGGGGTCTGCACCCGAGGGGTCTGTACCCGAGGGGTCTGTACCCGAGGGGTCTGTACCCGAGGGGTCTGTACCCGTGGGGTCTGCACCCGAGGGGTCTGTACCCGAGGGGTCTGTACCCGTGGGGTCTGTACCCGAGGGGTCTGTACCCGTGGGGTCTGTACCCGAGGGGTCTGTACCCGTGGGGTCTGTACACGTGGGGTCTGTACCCGAGGGGTCTGTACCCGAGGGGTCTGTACCCATGGGGTCAGTACCCAAGGGGTCTGTACCCGTGGGGTCTGTACCCGAGGGGTCTGTACCCGTGGGGTCTGTACCCGAGGGGTCTGTACCCGAGGGGTCTGTACCCGTGGGGTCTGTACCCGTGGGGTCTGTACCCGAGGGGTCTGCACCCGAGGGGTCAGTACCCAAGGGGTCTGTACCCGTGGGGTCTGTACCCGTGGGGTCTGCACCCGAGGGGTCTGTTCCCGAGGGGTCTGTACCCGTGGGGTCTGTACCCGAGGGGTCTGTACCCGTGGGGTCTGTACCCGAGGGGTCTGTACCCGAGGGGTCTGTACCCGAGGGGTCTGTACCCGTAAGGTCTGTACCCGAGGGGTCTGTACCCGAGGGGTCTGTACCCGAGGGGTCTGTACCCGAGGAGTCTGTACCTGTGGGGTCTGTACCTGAGGGCTCTGTACCCGATGGGCTCTGCACCCTAGGGGTTAACACCCGAAGGGTCTTCAACCCGTGATACATCAATGTATCGACCACCTTCGTCAACATCATCAATATATCGACCAGCATCAAcatcagcaccatcaatacatccAACAACACTTCCaatatcaccatcaacacctccaTCAACTCATCATTCTCTCCTCAACCCCCATACGAATATACATTTGAATATCCACCTTGGTACTCGACGAATGTGCTACCGCCCTACTCTGCACCAACAGTAGGATCAGAGAATGTTGGCCGCCCCAGCGTGGAGGTGGGTGGAGGCAAGCAGCTCACAGTGCTCGGGGACTCCCTTGCCTGGGACACAGGTGTGTGGAGTGGGAATATCCCGCTGGGTGAACACCAACAAATGCAATCAACGGATGATAGTATATATATCTAATAATAGAGCGCTCATCCGATCCCTCACCCGATGTCGCCTCTCAACAGATAAAAACACCCCATGACATAGACACATGATagaataactgtcgactggaacaagaataactgtccactggaacaaaagaataactgtcaactggaacaaaagaataactgtcgactggaacaaaagaataactgtcgactggaacaaaagaataactgtcgattggaacaaaagaataactgtcaactggaacaagaataactgtcgactggaacaagaataactgtcgactggaacaaaagaataactgtCAATTGGAAcaagaataactgtcgactggaacaagaataactgtcgactggaacaagaataactgtcgactggaacaagaataactgtcgactggaacaacaataactgtcgactggaacaagAATAACTGTCGACTAGAACAAGAATAACTGTCAACTGGAAAAAGAATAACTGTCAACTGGAAcaagaataactgtcgactggaacaagAATAAATGTCAACTGGAACAGaagaataactgtcgactggaacatgaataactgtcgactggaacaagaataactgtcaactggaacaagaataactgtcgactggaacaagaataactgtcgactggaacaagaataaatgtcgactggaacaagaataactgtcgactggaacagaagaataactgtcgactggaacagaagaataactgtcgactggaacaagaataactgtcgactagaacaagaataactgtcgactggaacagaagaataactgtcgactggaacaagAATAACTCAACTGGAAcaagaataactgtcgactggaacagAAGAATAACTGTTGACTGGAAcaagaataactgtcgactggaacagaagaataactgtcgactggaacagAAGAATAACTGTCAACTGGAAcaagaataactgtcgactggaacagaagaataactgtcgactggaacaagaataactgtcgactggaacagaagaataactgtcgactggaacagAAGAATAACTGTCAACTGGAAcaagaataactgtcgactggaacaagaataactgtcgactagaacaagaataactgtcgactggaacagAAGAATAACTGTCAACTGGAAcaagaataactgtcgactggaacagAAGAATAACTGTTGACTGGAAcaagaataactgtcgactggaacagaagaataactgtcgactggaacaagaataactgtcgactggaacagaagaataactgtcgactggaacaagaataactgtcgactggaacagAAGAATAACTGTTGTCTGGAACAAGAATAACGGTCGACTGGAAcaagaataactgtcgactggaacaagaataactgtcgactggaactgaagaataactgtcgactggaacaaaagaataactcgactggaacaagaataactgtcgactggaacaagaataactgtcgactggaacaaaagaataactgtcgactggaacaagaataactgtcgactggaacaagaataactgtcgactggaacaaaagaataactgtcgactggaacaagaataactgtcgactggaacaaaagaataactgtcgactggaacatgaataactgtcgactggaacaagaataactgtcgactggaacaaaagaataactgtcgactggaacaaaagaataactgtcgactggaacaagaataactgtcgactggaacaaaagaataactgtcgactggaacaagaataactgtcgactggaacaagaataactgtcgactggaacataaataactgtcgactggaacaagaataactgtcgactggaacaaaagaataactgtcgactggaacaagaataactgtcgactggaacaaaagaataactgtcgactggaacatGAATAACTGTCGATTGGAACAtgaataactgtcgactggaacaaaagaataactctcgactggaacaaaagaataactcgactggaacaaaagaataactctcgactggaacaaaagagtaactgtcgactggaacaaaagaataactgttgactggaacaagaataactgtcgactggaacagaagaataactgtcgactggaacagAAGAATAACTGTCAACTGGAAcaagaataactgtcgactggaacagaagaataactgtcgactggaacaagaataactgtcgactggaacagaagaataactgtcgactggaacagAAGAATAACTGTCAACTGGAAcaagaataactgtcgactggaacaagaataactgtcgactagaacaagaataactgtcgactggaacagAAGAATAACTGTCAACTGGAAcaagaataactgtcgactggaacagAAGAATAACTGTTGACTGGAAcaagaataactgtcgactggaacagaagaataactgtcgactggaacaagaataactgtcgactggaacagaagaataactgtcgactggaacaagaataactgtcgactggaacagAAGAATAACTGTTGTCTGGAACAAGAATAACGGTCGACTGGAAcaagaataactgtcgactggaacaagaataactgtcgactggaactgaagaataactgtcgactggaacaaaagaataactcgactggaacaagaataactgtcgactggaacaagaataactgtcgactggaacaaaagaataactgtcgactggaacaagaataactgtcgactggaacaagaataactgtcgactggaacaaaagaataactgtcgactggaacaagaataactgtcgactggaacaaaagaataactgtcgactggaacatgaataactgtcgactggaacaagaataactgtcgactggaacaaaagaataactgtcgactggaacaaaagaataactgtcgactggaacaagaataactgtcgactggaacaaaagaataactgtcgactggaacaagaataactgtcgactggaacaagaataactgtcgactggaacataaataactgtcgactggaacaagaataactgtcgactggaacaaaagaataactgtcgactggaacaagaataactgtcgactggaacaaaagaataactgtcgactggaacatGAATAACTGTCGATTGGAACAtgaataactgtcgactggaacaaaagaataactctcgactggaacaaaagaataactcgactggaacaaaagaataactctcgactggaacaaaagagtaactgtcgactggaacaaaagaataactgtcgactgaaaaagaataactgtcgactggaacaagaataactgtcgactggaacaaagaataactgtcgactggaacaaaagaataactgtCGACGGGAACAAtgaataactgtcgactggaacatgaataactgtcgactggaacaaaagaataactgtcgactggaacaaaagaataactgtcgactggaacaagaataactgtcgactggaacaaagaataactgtcgactgaacaagaataactgtcgactggaacaagaataactgtcgactggaacaatgaataactgtcgactggaacatgaataactgtcgactggaacaagAATAACTGTCAACTGGAACaaagaataactgtcgactggaacaaagaataactgtcgactggaacaagaataactgtcgactggaacaaaagaataactgtcgactggaacaaaagaataactgtcgactggaacaaaagaataactgtcgactggaacaaaagaataactgtcgactggaacaaaagaataactgtcgactggaacatgaataactgtcgactggaacatgaataactgtcgactggaacaaaagaataactgtcgactggaacaaaagaataactgtcgactggaacaaagaataactgtcgactggaacaagaataactgtcgactggaacaaaagaataactcgTCGACTGGAACAAAGAATAACTCTCGACTGGAACAtgaataactgtcgactggaacaaTGAATAACTCGTCGACTGGAACAAAGAATAACTGTCGACGGGAACAtgaataactgtcgactggaacaatgaataactgtcgactggaacaaaagaataactgtcgactggaacaaaagaataactgtcgactggaacaagaataactgtcgactggaacaaaagaataactgtcgactggaacaagaataactgtcgactggaacaagaataactgtcgactggaacatgaataactgtcgactggaacaatgaataactgtcgactggaacaagaataactgtcaactggaacaaaagaataactgtcgactggaacaaaagaataactgtcgactggaacaagaataactgtcgactggaacaaaagaataactgtcgactggaacaaaagaataactgtcgactggaacaaaagaataactgtcgactggaacaaaagaataactgtcgactggaacaaaagaataactgtcgactggaacatGAATAACTGTCAACTGGAACAAtgaataactgtcgactggaacaaaagaataactgtcgactggaacaaaagaatacctgtcgactggaacaaaagaataactgtcgactggaacaagaataactgtcgactggaacaaaagaataactctcgactggaacaaaagaataactctcgactggaacaaaagaataactgtcgactggaacaaaagaataactgtcgactggaacatgaataactgtcgactggaacaaaagaataactctcgactggaacaaaagaataactagactggaacaaaagaataactctcgactggaacaaaagagtaactgtcgactggaacaaaagaataactgtcgactgaaacaagaataactgtcgactggaacaagaataactgtcgactggaacaaaagaataactgtcgactggaacaaaagaataactgtCGACGGGAACAtgaataactgtcgactggaacatgaataactgtcgactggaacaaaagaataactgtcgactggaacaaaagaataactgtcgactggaacaagaataactgtcgactggaacaaaagaatacctgtcgactggaacaagaataactgtcgactggaacaagaataactgtcgactggaacatgaataactgtcgactggaacatgaataactgtcgactggaacaagaataactgtcaactggaacaaaagaataactgtcgactggaacaaaagaataactgtcgactggaacaagaataactgtcgactggaacaaaagaataactgtcgactggaacaaaagaataactgtcgactggaacaaaataataactgtcgactggaacaaaagaataactgtcgactggaacatGAATAACTGTCAACTGGAACAtgaataactgtcgactggaacaaaagaataactgtcgactggaacaaaagaataactgtc
Above is a window of Procambarus clarkii isolate CNS0578487 chromosome 11, FALCON_Pclarkii_2.0, whole genome shotgun sequence DNA encoding:
- the LOC123758212 gene encoding proteoglycan 4-like, with protein sequence MEVLMVILEVLLDVLMVLMLMLVDILMMLTKVVDTLMYHGLKTLRVLTPRVQSPSGTEPSGTDPTGTDSSGTDPSGTDPSGTDPSGTDLTGTDPSGTDPSGTDPSGTDPTGTDPSGTDPTGTDPSGTDPSGADPTGTDPTGTDPLGTDPSGADPSGTDPTGTDPTGTDPSGTDPSGTDPTGTDPSGTDPTGTDPLGTDPMGTDPSGTDPSGTDPTCTDPTGTDPSGTDPTGTDPSGTDPTGTDPSGTDPSGADPTGTDPSGTDPSGTDPSGTDPSGADPTGTDPSGTDPSGTDPTGTDPSGTDPTCTDPTGTDPSGTDPTGTDPSGTDPTGTDPSGTDPSGTDPTGTDPTGTDPSGTDPSGTDPTYTDPSGTDPSGTDPTCTDPSGTDPTGTDPTGTDPRVQTPRIQTPRVQTPRVQTPRVQTPRVQTPRVQTPRVQTPRVQTPRVQTPRVQTPRVQTPRVQTPRVQTPRVQTPRVQTPRVQTPRVQNR